One genomic window of Ziziphus jujuba cultivar Dongzao chromosome 4, ASM3175591v1 includes the following:
- the LOC107405260 gene encoding uncharacterized protein LOC107405260 isoform X1, which produces MVLLHHQIPSRKRPSSFVPPLAPNKTSKSTTSSSAPQTDAVIGATTTETEKMVAVLAEAGCTLINPSGPPCLPADLHKLRRHLQHSFSYSDNATALRSEFLAGFSSYLQSPRNLRRVLTPAKGDGFGSTRSESLARNLLLVPSIQLDLLNMLLEKLPEYFHEDSGTSLTLEDDVPRLIINHFRWLDFVVDPNAFTDKLMQVLSICPLHLKKEIIGSLPEIIGDQNNKTVVESLEQMLQEDSSIAVTVLDSFSNLNLDDQLQEQVTTIALSCIRTVDEEHMPHLLRFLLLSATPANVRRIISHIREQLKFVGVSNSRAMQQSKLKGKSHSKSTEASILEALRSSLRFKNTLCQEILKELNCLQKPRDHKVIDIWLLMLIHMNGESPQKNVEKMFKKKIMESCIQPAMFDQCICGHKDLAQDYFPSFISLSEYLLACKEKEAREFGIHMYTCLFNEFDDSYSRQEVLGSLVTNVGSGVSYIVSSALETMSLLASKYAQELIPLSSHISGILDYLEGFNVENLHKVYEVFSHLALLVRTNADSYGSSFANELFLIVRKQVSHPELKYKKMGLIGTLKIVSGLGDANSISCSSLSQKSNSEEALELLKMSLDSCKQLPLSLITFYDEMTVMMDSKTLHPIIMEWVGKHVGEFESIFLSDLDGGKLPVKDLYCGLEGELWMNLDGDISPICLSILPLTSSSLQSSSLQVLPANFLLLSTVERMTNQGSLGGIDALLGCPLHLPSSKYFFGAGWKSLTGKQKQIMGLSLYYAFNWIHELLNAFCTQVAGRFELTSQATKDDIIAKLLKRLRNLVFLESLLNYFLQRCALSLPELHLYVDHCGSVLLKQPQVGHVEKKNVHKKTHDDALSDSKRKRKKISNALTSSDSKGKLRQPTILDVLKKPGASTSQEMPNGNSSDLTSKANSVEPSQQHPCGSDEQVVVEISAVAKALEAHRHKFRHILVQCFSILTFSKCQDSCCPDSAAELPLFLYLLRDLHHKLDCFTPPGKQFPGRCMSASIRFTPMTVGEFLSEIRPLFPSLRKHFDTAFCLLKGGDEICQEHWKIQSISAGNPDIPNLVLSTSAVSTSVFKEILHCFCKIINLPDIQMDKAILSYLLEAFQPINIPDDIFSGMQLNLSPGTIEYLYFGAYLFVEGVLDAACSFSFMLASESLFTLESIVTSVQTFLVMLEGNGNHMNSGFVEGAVPILKKKLETSAQKLLRHKWDGENLENGWRSKGEVVQKILCIYLENSDSTSALLDELACSILPQASSCKGMEEEDYHGFPTLSAATFIVWYRVLHERNLAVLNRLAKEVVHLRKPRAGAQHDSVDEILVNLQQYVNVVVSLVSLCRTYDKVTVHAMAVKYGGKFVDTFLKVFDFLKTHFEVHNKCILQMVKELQKATRTIQTLCSEAKGLKRTVITSKIPATKRSMERFLFHVKALLHETSSGCTFWMGNLKHKDLTGQVVSSQAYANDQDDNTGEDMLEVNENPLVTVASEEEKEME; this is translated from the exons ATGGTACTCCTCCACCACCAAATTCCTTCACGGAAAAGACCATCTTCGTTCGTCCCTCCATTAGCTCCCAACAAAACATCCAAATCCACCACCAGCAGCAGTGCTCCACAAACCGACGCCGTAATAGGAGCCACCACCACCGAAACCGAGAAGATGGTCGCTGTTTTGGCCGAAGCGGGTTGCACACTCATCAATCCCTCTGGTCCACCATGCCTTCCCGCCGACCTCCACAAGCTCCGTCGCCATCTCCAACATTCCTTTTCCTATTCGGATAATGCCACTGCGCTTCGCTCCGAATTCCTCGCCGGCTTTTCCTCCTACCTTCAGTCCCCCAGAAACCTCCGCAg ggtaCTCACTCCTGCAAAAGGCGATGGTTTTGGTTCCACGAGGAGCGAGAGCTTAGCCCGAAACCTATTGCTGGTCCCTTCTATCCAACTAGACCTTCTGAATATGCTTCTCGAGAAACTTCCAGAGTATTTCCATGAAGATTCTGGAACATCTTTGACTCTGGAAGACGATGTTCCCAGGCTTATCATCAACCATTTCCGGTGGCTTGATTTCGTTGTCGATCCTAATGCCTTCACTGATAAATTGATGCAAGTGCTTTCCATTTGTCCTCTCCACTTGAAGAAAGAGATTATCGGATCGTTGCCGGAGATCATCGgcgatcaaaacaataaaacagtGGTTGAATCCCTTGAACAAATGCTTCAAGAGGATTCTAGTATAGCTGTGACGGTTCTCGATTCCTTTTCCAACCTTAATCTGGATGATCAGTTGCAAGAACAG GTAACCACTATAGCATTGTCATGCATCAGAACAGTTGATGAAGAGCACATGCCACATCTGCTTAGGTTTCTGCTTCTTTCGGCAACACCGGCAAATGTTCGAAGAATTATCTCTCATATTCGTGAGCAGTTGAAATTTGTTGGTGTATCAAATTCTCGTGCAATGCAACAAAGTAAACTCAAAGGCAAGTCACATTCGAAAAGCACAGAGGCTTCTATTCTCGAGGCATTGAGATCCAGTCTTCGGTTTAAGAAT ACACTATGTCAGGAGATTCTGAAAGAATTGAACTGTCTTCAGAAACCTCGGGATCACAAAGTGATAGACATATGGTTACTTATGCTCATTCACATGAATGGTGAGTCCCCGCAAAAGAACGTTGAGAAAATGTTCAAGAAGAAGATTATGGAAAGTTGTATTCAGCCAGCTATGTTTGATCAGTGTATTTGCGGACACAAGGACTTGGCACAG GATTATTTTCCATCATTTATATCTCTATCTGAATACCTGTTGGCTTGCAAAGAAAAGGAAGCCAGAGAGTTTGGCATTCACATGTATACCTGTCTGTTCAACGAATTTGATGACTCTTACTCAAGACAGGAA GTTCTTGGTTCACTTGTTACTAATGTTGGATCTGGTGTTAGTTACATTGTGAGTTCTGCTTTAGAGACCATGTCTTTGCTAGCCTCAAAGTATGCTCAAGAATTGATTCCTCTTTCTTCTCACATTAGTG GGATCTTAGATTACTTGGAGGGATTTAATGTTGAGAATCTGCATAAG GTTTATGAGGTTTTCAGTCATCTGGCATTGTTGGTTCGAACTAATGCAGATTCATATGGATCTTCCTTTGCAAATGAACTTTTTCTGATAGTCCGGAAACAG GTAAGCCATCCAGAACTCAAGTACAAGAAGATGGGCCTTATAGGAACTCTAAAGATAGTTTCTGGTCTTGGGGATGCAAATAGTATCAGCTGTTCATCCTTGTCTCAG AAATCAAACTCTGAGGAGGCTTTGGAACTCTTGAAAATGTCCTTGGACTCCTGTAAACAGTTGCCCTTATCATTGATAACATTTTATGATGAAATGACAGTAATGATGGACTCTAAAACTCTTCATCCAATAATCATGGAATg GGTTGGGAAACATGTAGGAGAGTTTGAATCCATATTTCTATCTGATCTTGATGGTGGGAAATTGCCTGTTAAGGACTTGTATTGTGGTTTAGAAG GGGAACTTTGGATGAACTTGGATGGTGATATATCACCCATTTGTCTTAGCATATTGCCACTGACTTCTTCTTCCTTGCA GTCCAGTTCTTTACAAGTTCTTCCTGCTAACTTCCTTTTACTATCTACT GTTGAAAGGATGACAAATCAAGGATCTCTTGGTGGAATTGATGCACTACTTGGCTGTCCTTTGCACCTTCCTTCCTCTAAG TATTTTTTTGGAGCTGGATGGAAGTCCTTAACGGGGAAGCAGAAACAGATTATGGGCCTCTCTCTCTACTATGCTTTTAACTGGATACATGAACTA CTCAATGCCTTCTGTACTCAAGTTGCTGGAAGATTTGAACTTACAAGTCAGGCTACAAAAGATGATATAATTGCGAAGCTACTGAAGCGATTAAGGAACCTTGT ATTTCTGGAAAGCCTATTGAACTACTTTCTTCAACGGTGTGCTCTATCTCTTCCTGAGCTCCATCTTTATGTGGATCACTGTGGATCGGTTCTCTTAAAACAACCTCAAGTGGGTCATGTGGAGAAGAAAAATGTCCATAAGAAAACTCATGATGATGCCTTATCAGACAGTAAGAGAAAACGTAAAAAGATTTCAAATGCATTGACAAGTTCAGATAGTAAAGGAAAACTCCGGCAGCCCACAATATTGGATGTGTTGAAGAAACCAGGAGCTTCAACAAGCCAAGAGATGCCAAATGGGAATTCTTCTGATTTAACTTCTAAGGCCAACTCTGTTGAGCCATCACAGCAGCATCCCTGTGGCTCTGATGAGCAAGTGGTCGTAGAAATCTCTGCAGTTGCCAAGGCTCTTGAAGCTCATAGACACAAATTCAGGCATATCCTGGTCCAATGCTTTTCCATTTTGACTTTTTCAaag TGTCAAGATTCTTGCTGTCCTGATTCTGCTGCTGAG TTACCGCTATTTCTGTACCTTCTGCGTGATCTTCACCACAAGCTGGATTGCTTTACTCCTCCTGGGAAACAATTCCCAGGAAGATGCATGAGTGCTTCAATCAGGTTCACCCCGATGACAGTGGGTGAATTCTTGAGCGAAATCAGGCCACTATTTCCAAGTCTTAGGAAGCATTTTGATACTGCTTTTTGTTTACTTAAAGGAG GTGATGAAATTTGTCAAGAACATTGGAAAATTCAATCTATTTCAGCTGGGAACCCAGATATACCAAATCTAGTACTTTCAACATCAGCAGTTTCTACTTCGGTCTTTAAAGAAATACTTCATTGTTTTTGTAAG ATAATAAACCTTCCTGATATTCAGATGGACAAAGCAATTCTCTCATACCTACTTGAAGCCTTCCAACCTATCAATATACCGGATGATATCTTTTCAGGCATGCAGCTGAATCTATCTCCTGGGACCATAgagtatttatattttggtgctTATTTGTTTGTTGAAGGTGTCTTGGACGCTG CATGTTCTTTCTCCTTCATGCTGGCCTCAGAATCTCTTTTCACTTTAGAATCAATTGTGACCTCGGTCCAAACTTTCCTTGTTATGCTGGAGGGAAATGGTAACCACATGAACTCGGGTTTTGTTGAGGGGGCAGTTCCTATCTTGAAAAAGAAGCTTGAAACATCTGCTCAGAAGCTTTTGAGGCATAAATGGGATGGTGAAAATCTCGAGAACGGTTGGAGGAGCAAA GGAGAAGTAGTACAGAAGATACTGTGCATTTACTTGGAAAATAGTGATTCCACTTCTGCATTGCTGGATGAGCTGGCCTGCTCTATTCTGCCTCAG GCTTCTTCATGCAAAGGaatggaagaagaagattatCATGGTTTTCCGACTTTAAGTGCTGCAACATTTATTGTATGGTATAGGGTACTG CATGAAAGGAATCTGGCCGTGCTTAATAGATTG GCTAAGGAAGTTGTCCACCTTCGGAAGCCCAGGGCTGGTGCTCAGCATGACTCTGTAGATGAAATACTGGTGAACCTACAGCAGTATGTGAATGTGGTGGTATCATTAGTTAGCCTGTGCAGGACATATGACAAG
- the LOC107405260 gene encoding uncharacterized protein LOC107405260 isoform X3: protein MVLLHHQIPSRKRPSSFVPPLAPNKTSKSTTSSSAPQTDAVIGATTTETEKMVAVLAEAGCTLINPSGPPCLPADLHKLRRHLQHSFSYSDNATALRSEFLAGFSSYLQSPRNLRRVLTPAKGDGFGSTRSESLARNLLLVPSIQLDLLNMLLEKLPEYFHEDSGTSLTLEDDVPRLIINHFRWLDFVVDPNAFTDKLMQVLSICPLHLKKEIIGSLPEIIGDQNNKTVVESLEQMLQEDSSIAVTVLDSFSNLNLDDQLQEQVTTIALSCIRTVDEEHMPHLLRFLLLSATPANVRRIISHIREQLKFVGVSNSRAMQQSKLKGKSHSKSTEASILEALRSSLRFKNTLCQEILKELNCLQKPRDHKVIDIWLLMLIHMNGESPQKNVEKMFKKKIMESCIQPAMFDQCICGHKDLAQDYFPSFISLSEYLLACKEKEAREFGIHMYTCLFNEFDDSYSRQEVLGSLVTNVGSGVSYIVSSALETMSLLASKYAQELIPLSSHISGILDYLEGFNVENLHKVYEVFSHLALLVRTNADSYGSSFANELFLIVRKQVSHPELKYKKMGLIGTLKIVSGLGDANSISCSSLSQKSNSEEALELLKMSLDSCKQLPLSLITFYDEMTVMMDSKTLHPIIMEWVGKHVGEFESIFLSDLDGGKLPVKDLYCGLEGELWMNLDGDISPICLSILPLTSSSLQSSSLQVLPANFLLLSTVERMTNQGSLGGIDALLGCPLHLPSSKYFFGAGWKSLTGKQKQIMGLSLYYAFNWIHELLNAFCTQVAGRFELTSQATKDDIIAKLLKRLRNLVFLESLLNYFLQRCALSLPELHLYVDHCGSVLLKQPQVGHVEKKNVHKKTHDDALSDSKRKRKKISNALTSSDSKGKLRQPTILDVLKKPGASTSQEMPNGNSSDLTSKANSVEPSQQHPCGSDEQVVVEISAVAKALEAHRHKFRHILVQCFSILTFSKCQDSCCPDSAAELPLFLYLLRDLHHKLDCFTPPGKQFPGRCMSASIRFTPMTVGEFLSEIRPLFPSLRKHFDTAFCLLKGGDEICQEHWKIQSISAGNPDIPNLVLSTSAVSTSVFKEILHCFCKIINLPDIQMDKAILSYLLEAFQPINIPDDIFSGMQLNLSPGTIEYLYFGAYLFVEGVLDAACSFSFMLASESLFTLESIVTSVQTFLVMLEGNGNHMNSGFVEGAVPILKKKLETSAQKLLRHKWDGENLENGWRSKGEVVQKILCIYLENSDSTSALLDELACSILPQASSCKGMEEEDYHGFPTLSAATFIVWYRVLHERNLAVLNRLAKEVVHLRKPRAGAQHDSVDEILVNLQQYVNVVVSLVSLCRTYDKLILHVNMME, encoded by the exons ATGGTACTCCTCCACCACCAAATTCCTTCACGGAAAAGACCATCTTCGTTCGTCCCTCCATTAGCTCCCAACAAAACATCCAAATCCACCACCAGCAGCAGTGCTCCACAAACCGACGCCGTAATAGGAGCCACCACCACCGAAACCGAGAAGATGGTCGCTGTTTTGGCCGAAGCGGGTTGCACACTCATCAATCCCTCTGGTCCACCATGCCTTCCCGCCGACCTCCACAAGCTCCGTCGCCATCTCCAACATTCCTTTTCCTATTCGGATAATGCCACTGCGCTTCGCTCCGAATTCCTCGCCGGCTTTTCCTCCTACCTTCAGTCCCCCAGAAACCTCCGCAg ggtaCTCACTCCTGCAAAAGGCGATGGTTTTGGTTCCACGAGGAGCGAGAGCTTAGCCCGAAACCTATTGCTGGTCCCTTCTATCCAACTAGACCTTCTGAATATGCTTCTCGAGAAACTTCCAGAGTATTTCCATGAAGATTCTGGAACATCTTTGACTCTGGAAGACGATGTTCCCAGGCTTATCATCAACCATTTCCGGTGGCTTGATTTCGTTGTCGATCCTAATGCCTTCACTGATAAATTGATGCAAGTGCTTTCCATTTGTCCTCTCCACTTGAAGAAAGAGATTATCGGATCGTTGCCGGAGATCATCGgcgatcaaaacaataaaacagtGGTTGAATCCCTTGAACAAATGCTTCAAGAGGATTCTAGTATAGCTGTGACGGTTCTCGATTCCTTTTCCAACCTTAATCTGGATGATCAGTTGCAAGAACAG GTAACCACTATAGCATTGTCATGCATCAGAACAGTTGATGAAGAGCACATGCCACATCTGCTTAGGTTTCTGCTTCTTTCGGCAACACCGGCAAATGTTCGAAGAATTATCTCTCATATTCGTGAGCAGTTGAAATTTGTTGGTGTATCAAATTCTCGTGCAATGCAACAAAGTAAACTCAAAGGCAAGTCACATTCGAAAAGCACAGAGGCTTCTATTCTCGAGGCATTGAGATCCAGTCTTCGGTTTAAGAAT ACACTATGTCAGGAGATTCTGAAAGAATTGAACTGTCTTCAGAAACCTCGGGATCACAAAGTGATAGACATATGGTTACTTATGCTCATTCACATGAATGGTGAGTCCCCGCAAAAGAACGTTGAGAAAATGTTCAAGAAGAAGATTATGGAAAGTTGTATTCAGCCAGCTATGTTTGATCAGTGTATTTGCGGACACAAGGACTTGGCACAG GATTATTTTCCATCATTTATATCTCTATCTGAATACCTGTTGGCTTGCAAAGAAAAGGAAGCCAGAGAGTTTGGCATTCACATGTATACCTGTCTGTTCAACGAATTTGATGACTCTTACTCAAGACAGGAA GTTCTTGGTTCACTTGTTACTAATGTTGGATCTGGTGTTAGTTACATTGTGAGTTCTGCTTTAGAGACCATGTCTTTGCTAGCCTCAAAGTATGCTCAAGAATTGATTCCTCTTTCTTCTCACATTAGTG GGATCTTAGATTACTTGGAGGGATTTAATGTTGAGAATCTGCATAAG GTTTATGAGGTTTTCAGTCATCTGGCATTGTTGGTTCGAACTAATGCAGATTCATATGGATCTTCCTTTGCAAATGAACTTTTTCTGATAGTCCGGAAACAG GTAAGCCATCCAGAACTCAAGTACAAGAAGATGGGCCTTATAGGAACTCTAAAGATAGTTTCTGGTCTTGGGGATGCAAATAGTATCAGCTGTTCATCCTTGTCTCAG AAATCAAACTCTGAGGAGGCTTTGGAACTCTTGAAAATGTCCTTGGACTCCTGTAAACAGTTGCCCTTATCATTGATAACATTTTATGATGAAATGACAGTAATGATGGACTCTAAAACTCTTCATCCAATAATCATGGAATg GGTTGGGAAACATGTAGGAGAGTTTGAATCCATATTTCTATCTGATCTTGATGGTGGGAAATTGCCTGTTAAGGACTTGTATTGTGGTTTAGAAG GGGAACTTTGGATGAACTTGGATGGTGATATATCACCCATTTGTCTTAGCATATTGCCACTGACTTCTTCTTCCTTGCA GTCCAGTTCTTTACAAGTTCTTCCTGCTAACTTCCTTTTACTATCTACT GTTGAAAGGATGACAAATCAAGGATCTCTTGGTGGAATTGATGCACTACTTGGCTGTCCTTTGCACCTTCCTTCCTCTAAG TATTTTTTTGGAGCTGGATGGAAGTCCTTAACGGGGAAGCAGAAACAGATTATGGGCCTCTCTCTCTACTATGCTTTTAACTGGATACATGAACTA CTCAATGCCTTCTGTACTCAAGTTGCTGGAAGATTTGAACTTACAAGTCAGGCTACAAAAGATGATATAATTGCGAAGCTACTGAAGCGATTAAGGAACCTTGT ATTTCTGGAAAGCCTATTGAACTACTTTCTTCAACGGTGTGCTCTATCTCTTCCTGAGCTCCATCTTTATGTGGATCACTGTGGATCGGTTCTCTTAAAACAACCTCAAGTGGGTCATGTGGAGAAGAAAAATGTCCATAAGAAAACTCATGATGATGCCTTATCAGACAGTAAGAGAAAACGTAAAAAGATTTCAAATGCATTGACAAGTTCAGATAGTAAAGGAAAACTCCGGCAGCCCACAATATTGGATGTGTTGAAGAAACCAGGAGCTTCAACAAGCCAAGAGATGCCAAATGGGAATTCTTCTGATTTAACTTCTAAGGCCAACTCTGTTGAGCCATCACAGCAGCATCCCTGTGGCTCTGATGAGCAAGTGGTCGTAGAAATCTCTGCAGTTGCCAAGGCTCTTGAAGCTCATAGACACAAATTCAGGCATATCCTGGTCCAATGCTTTTCCATTTTGACTTTTTCAaag TGTCAAGATTCTTGCTGTCCTGATTCTGCTGCTGAG TTACCGCTATTTCTGTACCTTCTGCGTGATCTTCACCACAAGCTGGATTGCTTTACTCCTCCTGGGAAACAATTCCCAGGAAGATGCATGAGTGCTTCAATCAGGTTCACCCCGATGACAGTGGGTGAATTCTTGAGCGAAATCAGGCCACTATTTCCAAGTCTTAGGAAGCATTTTGATACTGCTTTTTGTTTACTTAAAGGAG GTGATGAAATTTGTCAAGAACATTGGAAAATTCAATCTATTTCAGCTGGGAACCCAGATATACCAAATCTAGTACTTTCAACATCAGCAGTTTCTACTTCGGTCTTTAAAGAAATACTTCATTGTTTTTGTAAG ATAATAAACCTTCCTGATATTCAGATGGACAAAGCAATTCTCTCATACCTACTTGAAGCCTTCCAACCTATCAATATACCGGATGATATCTTTTCAGGCATGCAGCTGAATCTATCTCCTGGGACCATAgagtatttatattttggtgctTATTTGTTTGTTGAAGGTGTCTTGGACGCTG CATGTTCTTTCTCCTTCATGCTGGCCTCAGAATCTCTTTTCACTTTAGAATCAATTGTGACCTCGGTCCAAACTTTCCTTGTTATGCTGGAGGGAAATGGTAACCACATGAACTCGGGTTTTGTTGAGGGGGCAGTTCCTATCTTGAAAAAGAAGCTTGAAACATCTGCTCAGAAGCTTTTGAGGCATAAATGGGATGGTGAAAATCTCGAGAACGGTTGGAGGAGCAAA GGAGAAGTAGTACAGAAGATACTGTGCATTTACTTGGAAAATAGTGATTCCACTTCTGCATTGCTGGATGAGCTGGCCTGCTCTATTCTGCCTCAG GCTTCTTCATGCAAAGGaatggaagaagaagattatCATGGTTTTCCGACTTTAAGTGCTGCAACATTTATTGTATGGTATAGGGTACTG CATGAAAGGAATCTGGCCGTGCTTAATAGATTG GCTAAGGAAGTTGTCCACCTTCGGAAGCCCAGGGCTGGTGCTCAGCATGACTCTGTAGATGAAATACTGGTGAACCTACAGCAGTATGTGAATGTGGTGGTATCATTAGTTAGCCTGTGCAGGACATATGACAAG